A region from the Paenibacillus humicola genome encodes:
- a CDS encoding beta-galactosidase, protein MPRIGVDYYPEQWDRSLWEPDAMLMREAGVTVVRLAEFSWSRLEPEEGRFEFGWLDEAVELFGRHGIGVVLGTPTAAPPNWLARRYPDVLPLDSQLHPQYPGVRGHRCYNSPSLNRYAAVIVDKLASRYAHNPSVIGWQTDNEFSLIACHCPSCNDKFRAWLQRKYESLETLNREWGTVVWSGEFGQWSEVTTPLGGSKHLNPSYLLDYNRFQTDSAVAFQQMQVDILREKCPDRWVTHNLWSYPSYLDYYKLCETLDFASFDYYPHTSPDKTETSPYSGALSLDLARGVKRKNFWIMEQLSGSPGCWFPMWRMPYPGYIRAASWQSISRGADAVVHFRWRSALTGAEQFWHGLIDHSNVPGRRFREFRQLADEVNRLAPLLEGTTVRNETAILFSHEQHIALDIQPQASGMNYFENVKTYHKALTKLGIGVDVINWTEPLDGYKLVITPSLYLLDWDTASRLAQFAADGGTLVLMNRTGVKNLNNVCRMEPLPGPLAECAGVTVEEYDPIGGDMHRMTCAGGSSYEALQWADILSPVTAEPIAWYADDYFAGKPAVTLNRYGRGTVCYIGTNPEEAYFIHLFGSLADELGIGRLAGLPEGVQVSCRSKEGAAYLFIFNFTREDKEVNIGREYDSILTGGKAGSVLRVAPYGVEIVKV, encoded by the coding sequence ATGCCGCGTATAGGAGTCGATTATTATCCGGAACAATGGGACCGCTCGCTGTGGGAGCCGGACGCAATGCTGATGCGAGAAGCGGGCGTAACGGTCGTCCGGTTGGCGGAATTTTCGTGGAGCCGGTTGGAGCCAGAGGAGGGCCGCTTCGAATTCGGCTGGCTGGACGAGGCGGTCGAACTATTCGGCCGGCACGGGATCGGTGTCGTGCTCGGGACGCCGACCGCGGCGCCGCCGAACTGGCTTGCCCGGCGTTATCCCGACGTTCTGCCGCTCGATTCGCAGCTTCACCCGCAATATCCGGGCGTGCGCGGACATCGCTGCTACAACAGCCCGTCCTTGAACCGCTATGCCGCGGTGATCGTGGACAAGCTGGCTTCCCGGTATGCGCACAATCCGTCGGTGATCGGCTGGCAAACCGACAACGAATTCAGCCTGATCGCCTGCCATTGTCCAAGCTGCAACGACAAGTTCAGAGCGTGGCTGCAGCGTAAGTACGAATCGCTCGAAACGCTCAACCGGGAATGGGGGACGGTCGTTTGGAGCGGCGAATTCGGCCAATGGTCGGAGGTGACGACGCCGCTCGGCGGCTCGAAGCATCTGAATCCTTCCTATTTGCTCGATTATAACCGGTTTCAGACCGATTCGGCCGTGGCGTTCCAGCAAATGCAAGTCGACATCCTGCGGGAAAAATGTCCAGACCGCTGGGTGACGCATAATTTGTGGAGTTATCCGTCCTATCTCGATTATTATAAGCTGTGCGAAACGCTCGATTTCGCTTCGTTCGATTATTACCCGCATACGAGTCCTGATAAAACGGAGACAAGCCCGTACAGCGGGGCACTGTCGCTTGATCTCGCCCGCGGCGTGAAACGAAAAAATTTCTGGATCATGGAGCAGCTGAGCGGATCGCCGGGCTGCTGGTTCCCGATGTGGCGGATGCCTTACCCGGGGTATATCCGAGCGGCAAGCTGGCAAAGCATCTCGCGCGGAGCCGATGCGGTCGTTCATTTCCGCTGGCGGAGCGCGTTAACCGGCGCCGAGCAGTTCTGGCACGGGCTGATCGATCACAGCAACGTTCCGGGACGGCGTTTCCGCGAATTCAGGCAGCTTGCGGACGAGGTGAACCGGCTGGCGCCGCTGCTGGAGGGGACTACGGTGCGGAACGAAACGGCGATTTTGTTCTCGCATGAGCAGCATATCGCGCTCGACATCCAGCCGCAGGCCAGCGGCATGAACTATTTCGAGAATGTGAAAACATACCACAAAGCGCTGACCAAGCTCGGCATCGGCGTCGATGTCATCAATTGGACGGAACCGCTGGACGGTTATAAGCTCGTCATCACGCCATCCCTGTATTTACTCGACTGGGATACCGCCTCCAGGCTAGCGCAGTTCGCTGCTGACGGCGGCACACTCGTCCTGATGAACCGGACCGGCGTTAAAAATTTGAACAACGTGTGCCGAATGGAGCCGCTTCCGGGGCCACTTGCCGAATGCGCGGGCGTTACGGTGGAGGAATACGATCCGATCGGCGGTGACATGCACCGTATGACGTGTGCGGGCGGTTCGAGCTATGAAGCGCTTCAGTGGGCCGATATTTTGTCGCCGGTTACGGCGGAGCCGATCGCTTGGTATGCCGATGACTATTTTGCCGGCAAGCCTGCCGTTACACTCAACCGGTACGGACGGGGGACCGTCTGTTACATCGGCACGAATCCGGAAGAAGCTTACTTTATTCATCTGTTCGGCAGCTTGGCGGATGAGCTCGGAATTGGGCGGTTAGCCGGATTGCCCGAAGGCGTGCAGGTGTCGTGCCGGTCGAAGGAAGGCGCAGCGTATCTGTTTATCTTCAATTTTACGAGGGAAGATAAAGAAGTGAATATTGGACGCGAATACGACAGTATCCTAACCGGCGGCAAGGCAGGCTCTGTTCTGCGGGTGGCGCCGTACGGTGTCGAGATCGTTAAGGTTTGA
- a CDS encoding beta-L-arabinofuranosidase domain-containing protein: MAHNTLSEFPAGCVQLAQGALHGRYQLNKNYIMSLTNQNLLRNFYLEAGLWSYSGSGGTTAATSAVTDGPEDWHWGWESPTCELRGHMMGHWLSAAARIYAHTADPLVKAKADTIVSELARCQEAAGNGWLAAFPETFMHRLAKGNNVWAPHYTIHKLLMGLLDMFTFTGNGQSLSILKGMADWFYRWSEPFTRSQMDDILDVETGGMLESWADLYAITNEMKHRELMLRYDRRRFFDALLEGNDVLTNKHANTQAAEILGAAKVYEITGELRYRQVVEAFWKFAVEERGYLATGAADDAELWIPAGNMSRMGVGQEHCVNYNMMRLAHALLRWTGDPAYADYWERRFVNGVLAHQHSETGMIAYFLGIGPGSKKQWGSPTQHFWCCHGTLVQANTAYDEQIFMKHGDGIAIMQWMPASLRTSVEGRSVALSIRQDGQHGVYPLNNWNKEGLTAITKVNIPQLPLHRPDRFIFEIRVEADGEGDIDFPLSLRLPWWLNGKAIIIINGQEQNGEFVASSIATFERAWKNGDTVRVELPKNLRTEPLPGEPGTFAFMDGPILLAGLVEGERRLVGNPSQPESLLVADRERNHSWWNPGYYRTKGQEIGIRFIPLYEIKDETYTVYFPVVQP, translated from the coding sequence ATGGCTCACAACACATTATCCGAATTTCCCGCGGGCTGTGTGCAGTTGGCGCAAGGGGCACTGCATGGACGATATCAATTGAACAAGAACTATATCATGAGTTTGACGAATCAAAACCTGCTCCGAAATTTCTATCTGGAAGCAGGATTATGGAGTTACAGCGGCAGCGGCGGGACGACCGCCGCGACGTCCGCCGTCACCGATGGTCCCGAGGATTGGCACTGGGGATGGGAGTCACCGACCTGTGAGTTGCGGGGGCATATGATGGGGCACTGGCTATCGGCGGCTGCCCGGATATATGCGCATACGGCGGACCCCCTCGTTAAGGCGAAGGCCGATACGATCGTGTCCGAGCTTGCCCGCTGCCAGGAAGCAGCCGGGAACGGCTGGCTGGCCGCTTTTCCCGAAACGTTCATGCACCGCCTGGCGAAAGGGAACAATGTCTGGGCGCCGCACTATACAATTCATAAGCTGCTGATGGGACTTCTTGATATGTTTACTTTTACCGGCAACGGACAGTCCCTAAGCATCCTTAAAGGAATGGCGGATTGGTTTTATCGATGGAGCGAACCCTTTACGCGAAGTCAAATGGACGATATTCTCGACGTGGAAACGGGCGGCATGCTGGAGAGCTGGGCCGATCTTTACGCGATTACAAACGAAATGAAACACCGGGAACTCATGCTCCGGTACGACCGGAGACGGTTCTTCGACGCACTGCTTGAAGGCAATGATGTGCTGACGAACAAACATGCCAATACGCAGGCCGCCGAAATATTGGGTGCGGCCAAGGTTTACGAGATAACCGGAGAGCTTCGTTATCGGCAGGTTGTAGAAGCATTTTGGAAATTTGCGGTAGAGGAGCGCGGGTATCTGGCTACGGGTGCCGCCGACGATGCGGAGCTTTGGATACCTGCGGGAAATATGAGCCGTATGGGAGTCGGACAGGAGCATTGCGTGAACTACAACATGATGCGGCTGGCGCATGCGCTGCTTCGTTGGACGGGAGATCCCGCCTACGCCGACTACTGGGAACGAAGATTCGTTAATGGCGTCCTGGCTCATCAGCACAGCGAAACAGGGATGATCGCCTATTTTCTCGGCATTGGTCCGGGCAGCAAGAAGCAATGGGGATCGCCTACGCAGCATTTCTGGTGCTGCCACGGTACTCTCGTGCAAGCGAACACAGCCTACGACGAGCAGATTTTTATGAAGCATGGCGACGGAATCGCGATCATGCAGTGGATGCCGGCTTCGCTTCGGACGTCCGTTGAAGGCCGCTCGGTAGCGCTTAGCATTCGGCAGGACGGACAGCACGGCGTTTATCCGCTCAATAACTGGAACAAGGAAGGGCTGACGGCGATTACAAAGGTGAACATTCCGCAGCTTCCGCTGCATCGTCCCGACCGCTTTATTTTTGAGATTCGCGTCGAGGCGGACGGAGAAGGAGATATCGATTTCCCGTTGTCCCTGCGTCTTCCATGGTGGTTGAATGGCAAGGCTATTATCATCATTAACGGCCAAGAACAAAACGGGGAATTCGTAGCGTCGTCCATCGCTACTTTCGAGCGAGCGTGGAAGAACGGAGATACGGTCCGCGTCGAATTGCCGAAGAATCTACGGACCGAGCCCCTGCCGGGCGAACCGGGAACTTTCGCATTTATGGATGGTCCAATCCTGCTTGCGGGCCTAGTTGAGGGGGAACGCCGGCTCGTCGGTAATCCCAGTCAGCCTGAAAGCCTGCTGGTAGCCGATCGCGAACGCAACCATAGCTGGTGGAATCCGGGTTATTATCGTACAAAAGGACAAGAAATAGGTATTCGCTTTATTCCGTTATACGAGATCAAAGACGAAACCTACACCGTTTACTTTCCCGTTGTCCAGCCTTGA
- a CDS encoding helix-turn-helix domain-containing protein: MNGEVMLSADRFPLVREIGWHRVDALYTHPDRVVEYHVFLFVVRGRMQVIEDGITYWVSGNEHLFLKSGLHHWGEPVTEPGTEWYWIHFNLPIGERLHYREHAPLLKLDYLQPDHYQYLIPMPKHGSSPFHTGLEARLKTLAADCRSPGEHIMTHVSLRVCELFLELQKAMNQKDQGGQYSKTDTIAGRVISYLMLHTEEDFDSVKLAEHMKLNYSYLSAAFKKQTGQTIVEAHTRLRMGKAIEMMRNGTLNVSEISYGLGYRNPYYFSRVFKNVLGESPSLYMRHFYKM, from the coding sequence GTGAATGGCGAAGTTATGTTGAGCGCGGACCGGTTCCCTCTCGTACGCGAAATCGGTTGGCATCGAGTCGATGCCTTGTATACGCATCCCGACCGTGTTGTCGAGTATCACGTCTTTCTGTTCGTGGTTCGTGGTCGCATGCAGGTAATTGAAGACGGAATCACATATTGGGTGAGCGGGAACGAACATTTATTTCTGAAAAGCGGACTGCATCATTGGGGGGAGCCAGTTACGGAGCCGGGTACGGAATGGTACTGGATTCATTTCAATTTGCCGATCGGTGAACGGCTGCACTATCGCGAACATGCGCCTCTGCTTAAGCTGGACTATTTGCAGCCGGATCACTATCAATACCTCATTCCGATGCCGAAGCATGGGAGTTCCCCCTTTCACACCGGCCTGGAAGCCCGATTAAAAACGCTTGCAGCCGATTGCCGTTCGCCCGGTGAGCATATCATGACGCACGTAAGCCTTCGGGTTTGCGAGCTGTTTCTGGAGCTTCAGAAGGCTATGAACCAAAAAGATCAGGGCGGACAGTACAGTAAAACCGATACAATAGCCGGGCGTGTCATCTCCTACCTCATGCTTCATACCGAAGAGGATTTCGATTCCGTCAAACTTGCAGAGCATATGAAGTTAAATTACAGTTATCTTTCCGCCGCGTTCAAAAAACAAACCGGCCAGACGATCGTTGAAGCACATACGCGTCTTCGCATGGGGAAGGCGATTGAAATGATGCGAAACGGGACCTTGAACGTGTCTGAAATCAGTTACGGGTTAGGCTATCGGAATCCCTATTATTTCAGCCGCGTCTTCAAAAACGTTCTCGGCGAATCCCCGTCCCTGTACATGCGGCATTTCTATAAGATGTAA
- a CDS encoding alpha-L-fucosidase, producing the protein MEKFSSSFESLYEYQCPNWFRDAKFGIWSHWGPQSVPMYGDWYARNMYIQGTPQYLYHLRHYGHPSKFGYKDIVKLWKAEKFEPDALIELYVKAGAKYFVGQAMHHDHFFNFPSRLNRFNSTKIGPMKDICGLWKAAADKHGLPFGLTEHMGASFSWWKVNKWSDGYGPFAGVPYDGNEPEYRDFYFDNFEHVTKDRKASIQPWYTRNRKFREYWLAVMREVIDLYQPDLLYSDGPLPFGEHDVSRPGDESFATGLEAVAHLYNTSLAKYGENRAVYNQKDRRPDIYRIGVLDIEKSQLPGINPEPWQTDTCIGNWFYDAKQPFKKPGHIIEMLIDIISKNGTMLLNVLQRPDGTIDEETVFILQELASWFKICSEGVHGTRPWREYGEGDSRVLIEGFREEQTEWNSSDFRFTAKGKTLYAFMMKAPQSRVAVIKSLTEADAVASIRLLGGRELPFQQSFGVLTVQLPQDLPTGYTNCLAIELLKRA; encoded by the coding sequence ATGGAAAAATTCAGTTCCAGCTTTGAATCGCTGTACGAATACCAGTGTCCGAATTGGTTCCGGGACGCGAAGTTCGGCATTTGGAGCCATTGGGGCCCGCAGAGTGTTCCGATGTACGGGGATTGGTATGCCCGGAATATGTATATACAAGGCACCCCGCAGTATCTCTACCATCTGCGACATTACGGACATCCGTCGAAGTTTGGCTACAAGGATATTGTCAAGCTGTGGAAGGCTGAGAAATTCGAACCGGATGCGCTGATAGAGTTGTACGTGAAGGCAGGCGCCAAATATTTCGTTGGACAGGCGATGCATCACGACCATTTCTTCAACTTCCCTTCCCGTCTGAATCGGTTCAACTCCACTAAGATAGGACCTATGAAGGATATCTGCGGTCTTTGGAAAGCGGCGGCCGACAAACATGGACTGCCATTTGGACTGACCGAGCATATGGGCGCCAGCTTCTCCTGGTGGAAGGTCAATAAGTGGAGCGACGGATACGGTCCGTTTGCCGGCGTCCCTTATGACGGCAACGAACCGGAATACCGCGATTTTTACTTTGACAATTTCGAGCATGTCACGAAAGACCGGAAAGCGAGCATTCAACCTTGGTATACTCGCAATCGGAAGTTCCGGGAATATTGGCTAGCCGTCATGAGGGAAGTCATCGACCTGTACCAACCGGATCTGTTGTATTCTGACGGACCGTTACCTTTTGGCGAACATGACGTTAGTAGGCCTGGGGACGAGTCGTTCGCAACCGGTCTCGAGGCGGTAGCCCATCTCTACAATACATCCCTCGCGAAATACGGAGAGAACCGCGCCGTCTATAATCAGAAGGACAGACGCCCCGACATCTACCGCATCGGCGTGCTCGACATTGAGAAGAGCCAACTTCCTGGCATCAATCCGGAACCTTGGCAGACCGACACCTGCATCGGCAACTGGTTCTACGATGCGAAGCAACCGTTCAAGAAGCCAGGCCATATTATCGAGATGCTCATCGACATCATCTCGAAGAACGGTACGATGCTGCTGAACGTGCTGCAACGACCTGACGGCACCATCGACGAGGAGACCGTCTTTATCTTGCAAGAGCTGGCTTCATGGTTCAAGATCTGCAGTGAAGGGGTACACGGCACTCGTCCGTGGCGGGAGTACGGCGAGGGCGACAGCCGAGTCCTCATCGAAGGATTCAGGGAAGAGCAAACAGAGTGGAACAGCTCAGATTTCCGTTTCACGGCCAAAGGAAAAACGCTTTATGCCTTTATGATGAAAGCTCCACAAAGCCGAGTAGCGGTCATTAAGAGCCTGACGGAAGCGGACGCGGTGGCTTCGATTCGATTGCTGGGAGGCAGGGAGCTTCCGTTCCAACAATCGTTCGGAGTGCTCACAGTCCAGCTGCCGCAGGATCTCCCGACCGGATATACCAACTGCCTTGCCATCGAGCTTCTCAAACGTGCGTAA
- a CDS encoding extracellular solute-binding protein has protein sequence MKVKGSKFIFVSLVTLIIVSTLAACSSSGKNTSSDTQTSSNTQSTGSDSTPKEHRTLTVEVFDRGKPGQPDLNNNYWTRYINDNFGKQYNATVKFVTVPRSQEVEKLNVLMAAGQAPDIVFTYDSATVYNYVNQGGLTDLGSVLEQHGSALTDYLGDDILKYGQFNGKQYTIPGKRTFLAGFNTFIRKDWLDKLGLPVPTTAEQFYDTMVAFKEKNPGKVSGVIPYGYSLSSSNPGVGDIMEAFKPSNLTEKQFATLQTQLPWNLPGYDKAVQFMNKMFNEGLISPNFATDKDGKLLDADISNGKVGAFYTNWDGPYRTAPGTYANLKKNVPGAELIPIDPWQNDAGKHPKQGYSPNGMFIFVPKFSKNADLAIQYLNWMVDPKNTLFLQNGKEGEDYNMVNGVPVQTGTTTSGDKMMTVANNLDYDILSNGIELGDPKKNAAAVSSGYPGFEKEVENALKVSMTDYYAPYYFSMPNEADSKYRSQLTNLSAQLLAKLIIAKPAEFDSLYKSSVQQVMDQGGKPVLDEYIKNYDAQNGQ, from the coding sequence ATGAAGGTGAAGGGATCAAAATTTATCTTTGTTTCTCTAGTAACGCTTATAATTGTGTCGACATTGGCCGCCTGCTCGTCAAGCGGCAAGAACACGTCGAGCGACACACAAACGTCAAGCAACACGCAGAGCACGGGAAGCGACAGCACGCCAAAAGAACATCGAACGTTGACTGTCGAAGTTTTTGACAGAGGCAAACCCGGACAGCCGGATTTGAACAATAACTACTGGACAAGGTATATCAACGATAATTTCGGCAAGCAGTATAATGCCACCGTAAAGTTCGTTACCGTCCCCAGATCCCAGGAAGTAGAGAAGCTGAACGTATTGATGGCAGCCGGCCAGGCACCTGACATAGTATTCACGTACGACTCAGCAACCGTTTATAATTATGTAAATCAGGGCGGGTTGACGGATCTTGGTTCCGTTCTCGAACAACATGGGTCTGCTCTCACTGACTATCTTGGGGACGATATATTAAAGTACGGTCAATTTAATGGCAAACAGTATACAATACCGGGAAAAAGGACGTTTCTCGCAGGTTTTAATACCTTTATACGGAAAGACTGGCTCGATAAACTGGGGCTCCCTGTCCCCACGACAGCGGAACAGTTTTATGACACCATGGTGGCATTTAAGGAGAAGAATCCTGGAAAGGTATCCGGAGTTATTCCTTATGGATATAGCTTGAGTTCATCTAATCCTGGGGTGGGCGATATTATGGAAGCCTTTAAACCATCGAACCTTACAGAAAAACAGTTTGCCACACTTCAAACACAGCTACCGTGGAATTTGCCAGGATATGATAAAGCCGTCCAATTTATGAACAAGATGTTTAACGAGGGGTTGATAAGCCCAAACTTCGCGACTGACAAGGATGGCAAACTGTTGGACGCCGATATTTCAAACGGGAAAGTCGGAGCGTTTTACACGAACTGGGATGGTCCGTACAGAACCGCTCCCGGCACCTACGCCAACCTCAAAAAAAACGTCCCGGGCGCAGAGCTTATTCCGATCGATCCGTGGCAGAATGATGCGGGCAAACATCCTAAGCAAGGGTACAGCCCGAATGGTATGTTTATCTTCGTGCCCAAATTCAGCAAGAACGCTGACCTCGCAATTCAGTACCTTAACTGGATGGTCGACCCTAAAAATACCCTCTTCCTCCAGAATGGTAAGGAAGGCGAGGACTACAACATGGTGAATGGCGTTCCGGTCCAGACGGGAACGACGACATCAGGCGATAAGATGATGACGGTGGCAAACAACCTCGACTACGATATCCTCTCGAATGGTATCGAGCTTGGGGATCCGAAGAAGAATGCGGCAGCCGTTTCTTCCGGATATCCGGGTTTTGAGAAAGAGGTGGAGAACGCGTTAAAGGTATCGATGACAGACTATTATGCACCTTACTACTTCTCAATGCCGAATGAAGCTGATTCGAAATACCGCTCACAGCTCACGAATCTGTCGGCCCAATTGCTTGCCAAACTGATTATTGCTAAGCCGGCCGAATTCGACAGTCTGTACAAATCCTCGGTTCAACAGGTCATGGATCAGGGAGGCAAGCCCGTACTTGACGAATACATCAAGAATTACGACGCGCAGAATGGTCAATAA